In the genome of Deinococcus planocerae, the window CACCTCATCGAGACCGCCGCCCCGGAAAAGGTCACCTTCCTGCTCCACAAGCCCGCCGGGTACGTCACGACCGCCAGCGACGAGTACGGGCGCCGCACGGTCCTCTCCGCCATGCCCCCGGTCCCCGGCCTCCACCCGGTCGGGCGCCTCGACAAGGACTCGGAGGGCCTGCTGCTGCTCACCACCGACGGCGACCTGACCCTGACCCTCACCCACCCCCGCTACGGCCACGAGAAGGTCTACCGCGCCTGGACGGCGGGGGAGAGGGACCCGGGCGAGGCCGAGCTGCGGCTCCTCGTGGACGGCATCGAGCTGGAGGACGGCCCCGCCCGCGCCCTCGCGGCCCGGCCTGCCCCGGGGGGCGCCCTCGTCACCCTCGGCGAGGGCCGCAACCGCCAGGTGCGCCGGATGCTGGAGGCCCTCGGGCACCCCGTCGCCCGGCTGCTGCGCCTGCGGGTGGGCGGCCTGTGGCTCGGCGACCTCGGCCCCGGCGAGTACCGCCCGCTCTCGGAGCGCGATCTGCACGACCTCCTCCACCCCGCCGAGGTGCCCCGGCGTCTGTGGGAGCGCGCCGAGCGGGAGACGCTGGAGCGGTGGGGGTGACTCGGGGAAGGGTGCGGGGTCCGTGGGAAACTGGGGCGAAGGCTCGAAGCCTGAGCCCGGGCTCCGCTCCCCACGGACCACTTTCCTCTCGCCCTGCTACACTCTCCGTGCGGGGGGGTCCACGGTCGCGCCTCTGGAGACAGGGGTGAGGAAAGTCCGGGCACCGCAGGGCAGGATGCCAGCTAACGGCTGGTCGGCGAGTCAGAGCGCCCGCTTGAAGCGCCACGTCACGCGGGAGGCGGCGAAGCCGAAGGACAGTGCCACAGAAACGAGACCGCCACCTCCAGCGTGCAGAGCGCAGGGCCCGGGCGCGGGCGGGGGTGGTGAGGGTGAAACGGTGCGGTAAGAGCGCACCAGGCGCCCGGGAGACCGGGAGCGCTGGTAAACCCCATCTGGTGCAAGACCCGACAGCGCGGTAGGGACGGCCCGTCCCCGTGACCGCCAGGATGGTCGCTCGAGGCGCGCGGCGACGTGCGTCCCAGAGAGATGACCGTGCCCCGCCCCCGGGCGGGAGACAGAACCCGGCTTACCGCCCCCCCGTACCCACAGAGCCCGCCGCCCCCCTTCCCGTGGGGCGGCGGGTTCAGGCTGGGGAAGCGAGGAAGGAAGGCGGGCCTGGCTCACCCCGCCCGCTCGCTAC includes:
- a CDS encoding pseudouridine synthase; protein product: MTGPHRAGGAERLQKRLARAGIASRRAAEDLITAGRVTVNGDLATLGRTVTPADEVRVDGHLIETAAPEKVTFLLHKPAGYVTTASDEYGRRTVLSAMPPVPGLHPVGRLDKDSEGLLLLTTDGDLTLTLTHPRYGHEKVYRAWTAGERDPGEAELRLLVDGIELEDGPARALAARPAPGGALVTLGEGRNRQVRRMLEALGHPVARLLRLRVGGLWLGDLGPGEYRPLSERDLHDLLHPAEVPRRLWERAERETLERWG